The genomic window AGACGCGCCGCGTCCCTCACGTCAACGTCGCCAACGTGGCTTCTCCGACACTCTGGTCCGTGAGCGTATTGAGCTTACGCTCAGCGAAGAAGAAAAAGTCGGGGCGACCAAGACCTTCTTCGCCAAGGTAAAAGAAGAGCTTCAGTTCATCCCCGCGCAGCTGAAAGTCCTCGAATACTGGCAGGAAAAAGCGGTGTTCCCGCTTGAGGGCAACGACCATCTCCTTACTGCGGAGCGTCCGGTTCATCCGCTAGGCAAGTGCACGGCGTCGACGTCACTGCTAGCGTACGTGATCACCTCCAAGTACGCAGACGGTTTGCCGCTGTACCGCTTGGAAGGCATGTTCAAGCGGTTAGGCCACGCTGTTAGCCGCACGCAGATGGCCAACTGGATCATCCGCCTGAATGACGTCTTCACGCCCTTGATCACGCTGATGCGCGAAGTGCAAAACAGCAGCGCGTATCTGCAAGCCGATGAAACGCGGCTGCAAGTGCTCAAGGAAGACGGCAAGACCGCTCAGTCAGATAAATGGATGTGGGTCACCCGAGGTGGCCCACCGGATCAACCGTCGGTGCTCTTTGCCTACGACCCGTCCCGCGGCGGCAGCGTGCCGGTGCGCCTACTCGACGACTTCTCAGGGATCCTGCAGGCCGATGGCTACGCCGGTTACGGCCAGGTATGCCGTGCCAACGGCATTACCCGCATTGGCTGTTGGGACCATGCGCGACGCAAGTTCGTGGAAGCGTCTAAGGCAGCCAAGGTCAACGCGAAAGGCAAGGGCGCCACGCCGGCCAAGGCCGAGGTAGGGCTTAGCCATATCAACAAACTCTACGCCATCGAACGGCAGATCAAGGATCTCAGCGAAGT from Halomonas sp. CH40 includes these protein-coding regions:
- a CDS encoding IS66 family transposase, which codes for MKKHPEVSSQLPDLSGLSAAEVVALVAGLQQQVTAQQTALQQRNLYIQLLEEKLRLQRIQQFAARSEKSANQAHLFDETELEADIEALRDQLPDDVEEQDAPRPSRQRRQRGFSDTLVRERIELTLSEEEKVGATKTFFAKVKEELQFIPAQLKVLEYWQEKAVFPLEGNDHLLTAERPVHPLGKCTASTSLLAYVITSKYADGLPLYRLEGMFKRLGHAVSRTQMANWIIRLNDVFTPLITLMREVQNSSAYLQADETRLQVLKEDGKTAQSDKWMWVTRGGPPDQPSVLFAYDPSRGGSVPVRLLDDFSGILQADGYAGYGQVCRANGITRIGCWDHARRKFVEASKAAKVNAKGKGATPAKAEVGLSHINKLYAIERQIKDLSEVERYRVRQELSLPRLEAFKAWLEANVTRVMKGSLTRQAMEYTLNQWDFLIGYCARGDLHISNVLAENAIRPFAVGRRAWLFADTSRGAHASATCYSLIETAKANGLEPAAYIHYVLEHIATADTLEALETLLPWNVNLAPAEKK